The following are from one region of the Neurospora crassa OR74A linkage group III, whole genome shotgun sequence genome:
- the crf8-1 gene encoding TBP associated factor, translated as MASRLDRLVTLIETGSTRLIRDAAVDQLATWQKEHPDELFNLLSRVVPYLRHKDWETRSTAAKAIGKIIENAPQYDPNADEEPDAAMKDEDSNSFIKKEEGPPKLSLSEEEQFSLMTLDVINILKYGRSLLRIGDKSDWGLAALDPQSRLNHQKRTLNGRLGLLGREFKDEEIPVINDAILSPATPLDPAAANGFGRHDSVGSAQTQNGETAGLSARQLNVLKRKRKKEAQKAAQGKSGFGDLSLRRNTTAGSEGFDDTPMVDADSKGGKMNDYFSLDRPADIEEDTKVVSEYKGPIIPIKSEIEADDNLEGVEWPYERLCDFLKVDLFDPQWETRHGAAMGLREVIRVHGAGAGRLMAKSRSENNELNRKWLDDLACRLCCVLMLDRFTDYSSDTSVAPIRETVGQTLGSVLRHCPPATVHAIYELLFRMVMQKDLQLNHHEWAICHGGMIGLRYVVAVRKDLLLQDTAMIDGVILAVMEGLANQDDDVRSVSAATLIPMAKEFVKMRSDALPDLINIVWESLSNLGDDLSASTGKIMDLLATLCSFPEVLETMKHSASHDEERSFTLLVPRLYPFLRHTITSVRLAVLKALMTFAKLGGDTTQGWLGGRILRLIFQNILVERDQETLNASVDLWAALVRTLANNNPAILADEFGPHVDTLMQLTLHPIGVSRNPIPMNASLFQKPSGGTYSMPGLVAGGNRRSSPPEGADRTVKRRRKSTKVDEPPPTSHTHDVDGHMMQGDVDLVGMDVLIRSRVSAAKAMGLVMALVPPSTVEAYDASIIPALSSAYSSTQLTASIVIDEYAKNSASSQASTRFVQPLLAIIEQERPSHYRDLVTYVQRVRSQSQQLLNLCRDHGKVSQSKLPTLAVVVQGEPEAGPGAFSIANAEKVVNEDFERLKKIMAPGQRLIAVKDLNDARDLVVTAIEEAKAAKEARDTRIRAAAACALVSMEVLPKKPSPLIKAIMDSVKGEENNLLQGRSATSVARLVQLFTESGRRGPGDKIVANLVKYTCVETAETPEFPQHAHKTNVILSMSKEEDRAEHEDPIKYALEAKKAHITRRGAKQALEVLSQTYGPELLSRVPSLRTFMEEPLVRAFSGELPAEARDPSSTFGQEIVDALSIIRTMTPTLHTALHSFVMQQVPFVIKALQSQLSVFRYMAAKCMATICSVITVDGMTALVEKVLPSINNPVDLNFRQGAIEVIYHLIAVMGDAILPYVIFLIVPVLGRMSDSDDNIRLIATTSFATLVKLVPLEAGIPDPPGLSEELLRGRDRERTFIQQLLDPKKVEPFQIPVAIKAELRSYQQEGVNWLHFLNKYHLHGILCDDMGLGKTLQTICIVASDHHQRAEEFAKTGAPDVRRLPSLIVCPPTLSGHWQQEIKNYAPFLSVTTYVGPPAERKAMKDTLDKTDIVITSYDVCRNDIDVIKKYSWNYVVLDEGHLIKNPKAKITIAVKQLASNHRLILTGTPIQNNVLELWSLFDFLMPGFLGAEKVFLDRFAKPIANSRYSKASSKEQEAGALAIEALHKQVLPFLLRRLKEEVLNDLPPKILQNYYCDLSDLQRKLFEDFTKREAKKITEEAGRDDKEAKAHIFQALQYMRKLCNSPALVMKPGHKQYDDTQKFLAKRNTSLEDPVHAPKLTALRDLLVDCGIGVEGQESSDPLYTPIKPHRALIFCQMKEMLDMVQNTVLKTMLPSVSHLRLDGSVDPTRRQDIVNKFNSDPSYDVLLLTTSVGGLGLNLTGADTVIFVEHDWNPQKDLQAMDRAHRIGQKKVVNVYRLITRGTLEEKILSLQRFKIDVASTVVNQQNAGLATMDTDQILDLFNLGDAGPNLITEGKNKDNLEGREEDMVDIETGDVRQPGKKAAWLEGLGELWDNSQYEESFDLDGFLKTMQ; from the exons ATGGCGTCTCGGCTAGATCGCCTTGTCAC GCTTATCGAGACGGGCAGTACTCGCCTGATTCGGGATGCTGCCGTAGATCAGCTCGCCACATGGCAAAAGGAACACCCCGATGAGCTTTTCAATCTACTCTCTCGGGTTGTCCCCTACTTGCGCCACAAAGACTGGGAAACCAGATCAACTGCTGCCAAGGCTATAGGCAAAATCATCGAAAATGCACCGCAGTATGATCCCAATGCGGACGAGGAACCCGACGCGGCGATGAAAGATGAAGATAGCAATAGCTTCATCAAGAAAGAAGAGGGCCCCCCAAAGCTCTCTCTTAGTGAGGAGGAGCAGTTCAGTCTTATGACTCTGGACGTTATCAACATTCTCAAGTACGGAAGGTCCTTGCTCAGAATTGGCGACAAAAGCGATTGGGGCCTTGCAGCTCTCGATCCACAGAGTCGGCTGAACCATCAGAAAAGAACGCTCAACGGCCGTCTGGGTCTCCTTGGACGTGAGTTTAAGGATGAAGAAATACCCGTCATTAACGACGCCATCCTCAGCCCTGCGACCCCTCTCGATCCAGCTGCAGCTAATGGCTTCGGCCGTCATGACAGTGTCGGTTCCGCCCAAACTCAGAACGGTGAGACGGCCGGGCTTAGTGCACGACAGCTCAATGTTCTCAAGCGAaagcggaagaaggaggctCAGAAGGCTGCTCAGGGCAAGAGCGGCTTCGGTGACCTCTCCTTGCGCCGAAACACAACCGCCGGCTCGGAGGGCTTTGATGACACGCCGATGGTGGATGCCGACTCCAAGGGCGGCAAGATGAATGACTATTTCAGCCTCGATAGGCCCGCTGATATTGAAGAGGACACTAAGGTTGTCAGCGAATACAAGGGGCCCATTATCCCCATCAAGTCCGAGATTGAGGCCGACGACAACTTGGAAGGGGTTGAATGGCCATACGAACGTCTCTGCGATTTCCTCAAGGTCGACCTGTTTGATCCTCAGTGGGAAACTCGTCATGGCGCTGCCATGGGCTTGCGCGAGGTCATCAGGGTCCATGGCGCTGGCGCGGGAAGATTGATGGCCAAGTCTCGATCAGAGAACAACGAGCTCAATCGGAAGTGGCTGGATGACCTCGCTTGTCGCCTATGCTGCGTTTTGATGCTTGACAGGTTCACAGATTATAGTTCTGATACCTCTGTGGCACCTATTCGTGAGACCGTCGGCCAGACACTTGGATCCGTCCTTCGTCATTGCCCTCCGGCAACGGTCCATGCTATTTACGAACTGCTGTTCCGCATGGTGATGCAGAAAGATCTTCAGCTCAACCACCATGAGTGGGCCATTTGCCACGGCGGCATGATTGGCCTTCGTTATGTTGTTGCTGTGAGGAAGGACCTGCTCCTGCAGGATACCGCCATGATTGATGGCGTTATTCTTGCTGTCATGGAAGGATTGGCCAACCAGGACGACGATGTTCGCTCGGTCAGCGCGGCGACCCTGATACCCATGGCCAAGGAGTTTGTTAAGATGCGCTCGGATGCCCTTCCTGATCTCATCAACATCGTTTGGGAAAGTCTCTCTAACCTTGGCGACGATCTCAGTGCGTCCACAGGCAAGATCATGGACCTCTTGGCGACTCTTTGCAGTTTCCCAGAAGTCTTGGAAACCATGAAGCACTCGGCGTCGCACGATGAGGAGCGGTCGTTTACACTCCTTGTCCCGAGGCTTTACCCCTTCCTTCGTCATACCATTACCTCTGTCAGGCTTGCTGTCCTCAAGGCTTTGATGACCTTCGCCAAGCTCGGAGGCGACACAACGCAAGGATGGCTTGGCGGTAGGATTCTGCGTTTAATCTTCCAAAACATCCTTGTCGAGAGGGATCAGGAAACACTGAATGCATCTGTCGATCTTTGGGCAGCCCTCGTCCGTACACTTGCTAACAACAACCCTGCGATACTCGCTGATGAGTTTGGACCACATGTGGACACGCTCATGCAGCTGACGCTCCATCCTATCGGTGTGTCTAGAAACCCCATTCCCATGAATGCGAGCTTGTTCCAGAAGCCTTCTGGCGGAACCTATTCCATGCCAGGGCTTGTCGCGGGTGGTAACAGGAGGTCATCGCCACCCGAAGGCGCGGACAGGACTGTCAAACGGAGGAGAAAATCGACCAAGGTCGACGAGCCTCCTCCAACTTCCCATACTCACGATGTCGATGGCCACATGATGCAGGGAGATGTCGACCTCGTTGGCATGGATGTTCTGATCCGCTCCCGCGTCTCGGCAGCCAAGGCCATGGGCTTAGTCATGGCCCTGGTCCCACCATCAACCGTTGAAGCCTACGATGCCAGTATCATCCCGGCCCTCTCATCCGCATACTCTTCAACTCAGCTTACTGCCAGCATTGTCATTGACGAGTACGCCAAGAACAGCGCCTCCAGTCAGGCATCAACTCGTTTCGTCCAACCCTTGCTCGCAATTATTGAGCAAGAACGGCCATCCCACTACCGAGACTTGGTTACCTATGTGCAGCGAGTACGGTCACAATCGCAACAGCTGCTTAACCTTTGCCGAGATCATGGCAAGGTTTCGCAGAGCAAGTTGCCCACTCTTGCTGTCGTGGTACAGGGCGAGCCCGAAGCTGGTCCCGGCGCTTTCTCTATTGCGAACGCTGAGAAGGTTGTCAACGAAGATTTTGAGAGGCTCAAAAAGATCATGGCTCCTGGCCAGCGGCTGATTGCTGTCAAGGACCTCAATGATGCCCGCGATCTCGTCGTTACTGCTattgaggaggccaaggcgGCAAAGGAAGCTCGCGATACTCGGATCCGTGCTGCAGCAGCATGCGCCTTGGTATCCATGGAGGTGCTACCCAAGAAACCCAGCCCACTCATCAAGGCTATCATGGATAGCGTCAAGGGTGAGGAGAACAATCTGCTTCAAGGTCGCTCGGCTACCAGCGTCGCGCGTCTGGTACAGCTCTTCACCGAGTCTGGCCGCCGCGGCCCTGGTGACAAGATTGTTGCCAACTTGGTCAAGTATACTTGCGTGGAAACTGCGGAAACCCCCGAGTTCCCTCAGCACGCTCACAAGACAAACGTTATTCTTTCCATGTCCAAAGAGGAGGACAGAGCCGAGCACGAGGATCCAATTAAATACGCGCTCGAAGCAAAGAAAGCTCACATTACTCGGCGCGGTGCCAAGCAGGCTCTGGAGGTGCTGTCGCAGACATACGGACCTGAGCTTTTGAGCCGGGTGCCTAGTCTCCGCACCTTCATGGAGGAGCCTTTGGTCAGAGCCTTCTCGGGTGAACTCCCAGCAGAGGCCAGAGATCCTTCGAGCACGTTTGGTCAAGAGATTGTGGATGCCCTGTCCATCATTCGCACCATGACCCCAACACTCCACACCGCACTTCACTCATTCGTCATGCAACAAGTGCCCTTTGTCATCAAGGCTCTCCAGTCCCAGCTTTCGGTCTTCCGATACATGGCTGCCAAGTGTATGGCCACCATCTGCTCCGTCATCACTGTCGATGGTATGACCGCACTTGTGGAAAAGGTTCTGCCCTCAATCAACAACCCTGTCGATCTCAACTTCCGCCAGGGCGCCATTGAGGTTATCTATCATTTGATTGCAGTCATGGGAGACGCCATCCTGCCCTATGTGATTTTCCTGATCGTGCCTGTCCTTGGTCGTATGAGCGATTCCGATGACAACATCCGTCTTATTGCGACCACATCATTCGCTACTCTTGTCAAGCTCGTACCTCTTGAGGCTGGAATTCCTGATCCTCCCGGTCTTTCAGAGGAGCTCTTGCGTGGCCGAGACCGTGAACGAACGTTCATTCAGCAGCTGCTTGACCCGAAGAAGGTCGAGCCGTTCCAGATTCCTGTAGCCATCAAGGCAGAACTGCGTTCTTACCAGCAGGAAGGTGTCAACTGGCTCCATTTCCTCAACAAATATCACCTCCATGGTATTCTCTGCGACGACATGGGCCTCGGCAAGACGCTTCAGACAATTTGCATTGTCGCCAGTGACCATCATCAGCGTGCTGAAGAGTTTGCCAAGACCGGTGCGCCAGATGTCAGAAGGTTGCCGTCTTTGATCGTCTGCCCGCCCACCCTTTCAGGACATTGGCAGCAGGAGATCAAGAACTACGCTCCATTCCTCAGCGTTACGACCTACGTTGGTCCACCTGCTGAGCGAAAGGCTATGAAAGACACTCTGGACAAGACCGACATTGTCATCACCTCCTATGATGTGTGCCGTAATGACATCGATGTCATCAAGAAATACAGTTGGAACTACGTGGTGCTTGATGAGGGACACTTGATCAAGAACCCCAAAGCAAAGATCACCATCGCCGTCAAGCAACTGGCCAGCAACCACCGTCTTATCCTCACCGGTACACCGATCCAGAACAATGTGCTAGAATTATGGTCTTTGTTTGACTTCCTCATGCCCGGCTTCTTGGGTGCAGAAAAGGTGTTCCTTGACAGATTCGCGAAGCCCATTGCCAACAGTCGATATAGCAAGGCGTCCTCGAAGGAACAAGAAGCAGGCGCTCTGGCTATTGAGGCGCTGCATAAGCAGGTCCTGCCCTTCCTTTTGCGACGTCTCAAGGAGGAAGTTCTTAACGACTTGCCACCCAAGATTTTGCAGAACTACTATTGCGACCTCAGCGACCTTCAACGCAAACTTTTTGAGGACTTCACCAAGAGGGAGGCGAAGAAGATCACCGAGGAGGCGGGCCGTGATGACAAGGAAGCCAAGGCCCATATTTTCCAAGCTCTGCAGTACATGCGCAAGCTTTGCAACTCTCCTGCGCTCGTCATGAAGCCCGGTCACAAGCAGTACGATGATACACAGAAATTCCTGGCCAAACGAAACACGAGCCTCGAGGATCCGGTCCATGCCCCCAAACTCACGGCACTCCGAGACTTGCTTGTCGACTGCGGTATCGGTGTTGAAGGTCAAGAATCGTCCGATCCGCTCTACACGCCCATTAAGCCTCATCGTGCACTCATCTTCTGCCAGATGAAGGAAATGTTGGATATGGTTCAGAATACCGTCCTCAAGACTATGCTTCCCTCGGTATCTCACCTTCGTCTTGACGGATCCGTCGACCCTACCCGCCGTCAGGACATTGTCAACAAGTTCAACAGTGACCCATCATACGATGTGTTGCTGCTCACCACGAGCGTCGGTGGTCTTGGTCTCAACCTGACTGGTGCAGATACTGTTATCTTTGTTGAGCACGATTGGAACCCGCAGAAGGATCTGCAGGCCATGGACCGCGCCCATCGTATCGGTCAGAAGAAGGTGGTCAACGTTTACCGCTTGATCACCCGCGGAACACTTGAGGAGAAGATTCTCAGTCTTCAACGTTTCAAGATCGACGTCGCCAGTACGGTAGTGAACCAGCAGAATGCAGGACTTGCGACCATGGATACGGATCAGATTCTTGATCTGTTCAACCTTGGTGATGCCGGACCAAACCTCATAACGGAGGGCAAGAACAAGGACAACCTCGAGGGCAGGGAGGAGGACATGGTGGATATCGAGACGGGCGATGTCAGGCAACCTGGCAAGAAAGCGGCTTGGCTCGAAGGCCTCGGGGAGCTGTGGGATAATTCACAGTACGAGGAAAGCTTCGATCTCGACGGCTTCCTGAAGACTATGCAGTGA